A DNA window from Allokutzneria albata contains the following coding sequences:
- a CDS encoding class I SAM-dependent methyltransferase, with product MADCRICGGVLTEFYDFGRQPLSDAFLEPDKLEGEFFFRLAVGLCSDCTMVQLMEEVPRDKMFHEDYPYFSSGSSVMRKHFELTARKFLETELTGPDPFIVEIGCNDGIMLKTAAEAGVKHLGVEPSGGVGEVARSKGIRVRTAFFEESTAVEVAKEEGHADVIFAANTICHIPYMDSIFRGIDALLKPNGVFVFEDPYLGDITQRTSFDQIYDEHYYLFTARSVQAMARRFGFDLVDVERYPVHGGEVRYTIARAGAREPSPAVAELIAEENAAGLATLPTLEAFGAKVTKIKEDLVALLTKLREEGKTVVAYGATAKSATVANLCGLNSDLVSFVCDTTPQKQNRLTPGTHIPVRSPEAFSNPYPDYALLFAWNHAEEIMAKEKAFREAGGKWILYVPEVHVL from the coding sequence ATGGCTGATTGTCGTATCTGCGGCGGCGTTCTCACCGAATTCTATGATTTCGGACGCCAGCCCCTCTCCGATGCTTTCCTGGAGCCGGACAAGCTCGAGGGCGAGTTCTTCTTCCGTCTCGCCGTGGGCCTGTGCTCGGACTGCACCATGGTGCAGCTCATGGAGGAGGTCCCCAGGGACAAGATGTTCCACGAGGACTACCCGTACTTCTCCTCGGGTTCCTCGGTGATGCGCAAGCACTTCGAGCTGACCGCGCGGAAGTTCCTGGAGACCGAGCTGACCGGCCCGGACCCGTTCATCGTCGAGATCGGCTGCAACGACGGCATCATGCTGAAGACCGCGGCCGAGGCGGGCGTGAAGCACCTGGGCGTCGAGCCCTCGGGCGGGGTCGGGGAAGTGGCGCGCAGCAAGGGAATCCGGGTGCGCACCGCCTTCTTCGAGGAGTCCACCGCGGTGGAGGTGGCGAAGGAGGAGGGGCACGCGGACGTCATCTTCGCCGCGAACACCATCTGCCACATCCCGTACATGGACTCGATCTTCCGCGGCATCGACGCGCTGCTGAAGCCGAACGGCGTGTTCGTCTTCGAGGACCCGTACCTGGGCGACATCACCCAGCGGACCTCCTTCGACCAGATCTACGACGAGCACTACTACCTGTTCACCGCCCGTTCGGTGCAGGCCATGGCGCGCCGGTTCGGCTTCGACCTCGTCGACGTGGAGCGCTACCCGGTGCACGGCGGCGAGGTGCGCTACACCATCGCCCGTGCCGGTGCCCGTGAGCCCAGCCCCGCCGTCGCCGAGCTGATCGCCGAGGAGAACGCGGCCGGCCTGGCCACGCTGCCGACCCTGGAGGCGTTCGGCGCCAAGGTCACCAAGATCAAGGAGGACCTGGTCGCGCTGCTCACCAAGCTGCGCGAGGAGGGCAAGACCGTCGTCGCCTACGGGGCCACCGCCAAGAGCGCGACCGTGGCGAACCTGTGCGGGCTGAACTCCGACCTCGTGTCCTTCGTCTGCGACACCACGCCGCAGAAGCAGAACCGCCTCACCCCGGGCACGCACATCCCGGTGCGCAGCCCCGAGGCGTTCAGCAACCCCTACCCGGACTACGCGCTGCTGTTCGCCTGGAACCACGCCGAGGAGATCATGGCGAAGGAGAAGGCGTTCCGCGAGGCGGGTGGCAAGTGGATCCTCTACGTCCCCGAGGTCCACGTCCTGTAA